A portion of the Chromobacterium sp. IIBBL 290-4 genome contains these proteins:
- a CDS encoding alpha-D-ribose 1-methylphosphonate 5-triphosphate diphosphatase, producing the protein MKQILNHARIVLADRVIDNGALQIDIETGLIVAIHEHALPDGEDLAGALLLPGLVEIHTDNLEKHLMPRNGVLWPALPAVITHDAQCVAAGITTVLDALSVGDLEGDSVRLDTLHSAFAAINQGMDEGALRAEHFFHLRCELAYPKLMDELLPLIGHPAVKLVSVMDHTPGQRQYRDLEQYKKYYGKKKVGWSEDTFLAAVEERKTKQAQYAGRHKQAAVEMARARGIALASHDDTDEAHIEEALRDGVAISEFPTTLEAAAAAKRHGLATVMGAPNAVRGGSHSGNVAALELAHQGLLDILSSDYVPASLLHGAWLLHTQAGWSLPRAVAAVSRNPARSVGLADRGDIAVGQRADLVAMTTLGDVPLVRHVWNQGRRVF; encoded by the coding sequence ATGAAACAGATTCTGAACCACGCCCGCATCGTGCTGGCCGACCGCGTCATCGACAACGGCGCGCTTCAAATAGACATCGAGACCGGACTGATCGTCGCCATCCATGAGCACGCGCTGCCCGACGGCGAAGACCTGGCCGGCGCCCTGCTGTTGCCGGGACTGGTGGAAATCCACACCGACAATCTGGAAAAACACCTGATGCCGCGCAACGGCGTGCTGTGGCCCGCGCTGCCGGCCGTCATCACCCACGACGCCCAATGCGTGGCCGCCGGCATCACCACCGTGCTGGATGCGCTGTCGGTCGGCGATCTGGAAGGCGACAGCGTGCGGCTGGACACGCTGCACAGCGCTTTCGCCGCCATCAACCAGGGCATGGACGAAGGCGCGCTGCGCGCCGAGCACTTCTTCCACCTGCGCTGCGAGCTGGCCTACCCCAAGCTGATGGACGAGCTGCTGCCGCTGATCGGCCACCCGGCGGTGAAGCTGGTCTCGGTGATGGACCACACGCCGGGCCAGCGCCAGTACCGCGACCTAGAACAGTACAAGAAGTACTACGGCAAGAAGAAAGTGGGCTGGAGCGAGGACACCTTCCTCGCCGCCGTCGAAGAGCGCAAAACCAAACAGGCGCAATACGCCGGCCGCCACAAACAGGCGGCGGTGGAGATGGCGCGCGCGCGCGGCATCGCGCTGGCTAGCCATGACGACACCGACGAAGCGCACATCGAGGAAGCGCTGCGCGACGGCGTGGCGATCTCGGAATTCCCCACCACGCTGGAGGCGGCCGCGGCGGCCAAGCGGCACGGCCTCGCCACCGTGATGGGCGCACCCAATGCGGTGCGCGGCGGCTCCCATTCCGGCAATGTGGCAGCGCTGGAGCTGGCCCACCAAGGCCTGCTGGACATCCTGTCGTCCGACTACGTGCCGGCCAGCCTGCTCCACGGCGCCTGGCTGCTGCACACGCAGGCGGGCTGGAGCCTGCCGCGCGCCGTCGCCGCCGTCAGCCGCAATCCGGCGCGCTCGGTCGGCCTAGCCGACCGCGGCGACATCGCCGTCGGCCAGCGCGCCGACCTAGTGGCGATGACGACGCTGGGCGACGTGCCGCTGGTGCGGCATGTGTGGAATCAAGGCCGGAGGGTGTTCTGA
- a CDS encoding phosphonate degradation HD-domain oxygenase, whose protein sequence is MDGRVYEIYALFERQGRQSYGEAVSQFDHAIQAATLARDWGHDDTLIAAAFLHDVGHLLEQEGMEAMGAYGAMAHDKLGEDYLLSLGFNPAVAMLVGAHVAAKRYLCAVDPGYRARLSPASEATLGYQGGPMSPEEADAFACHPDREAMLTLRRLDEAAKDGGWSLDQAEWVWPLLARQLD, encoded by the coding sequence ATGGATGGCCGCGTCTACGAAATCTACGCGCTGTTCGAACGGCAAGGCCGGCAAAGCTACGGCGAGGCGGTCAGCCAGTTCGACCACGCCATCCAGGCCGCCACGCTAGCGCGCGACTGGGGCCACGACGACACGCTGATCGCCGCCGCCTTTCTGCACGATGTCGGCCATTTATTGGAACAGGAGGGCATGGAAGCGATGGGGGCTTACGGCGCGATGGCGCATGACAAGCTGGGGGAGGACTATCTGCTCTCCCTGGGCTTCAACCCCGCCGTAGCCATGCTGGTGGGCGCGCACGTGGCCGCCAAACGCTATCTATGCGCTGTCGATCCCGGCTATCGCGCTAGGCTGTCGCCAGCCAGCGAGGCGACCTTGGGCTACCAGGGCGGTCCGATGAGCCCGGAAGAGGCCGACGCCTTCGCCTGCCATCCCGATAGAGAAGCGATGCTGACGCTGCGCCGGCTGGACGAAGCCGCCAAAGACGGCGGCTGGTCGCTGGATCAAGCGGAGTGGGTCTGGCCGCTGCTGGCGCGTCAGCTCGATTAA
- the corA gene encoding magnesium/cobalt transporter CorA: MRHPSLKHKIPMLGEAPGALIPVGEDKHETVSISLFDYRADSLAETAFDDVEQALGHRPENSVAWFNIYGLRDAAAMKRIGGRFGLHPLVMEDILSARQRPKVEDYDDYLFIAARVFDYPANGGRLQSDQIYLVIGDGFVLSFQERPTGVFESVRERLRHARGQVRRKGADYLAYSLLDAVIDDYLAVLSQFNEKVEATDGKLMAGGEQGVLRQIQRLKRDCLKLRRALLPLREMLLALNRNERDRFADETLVYLRDAYDHTIHVLESLEMSREMVGDMLDLYLSTQSHRLNLQMRVLTVITMIFMPLTLIAGIYGMNFENMPELKWRYGYYVVLAAMTLISSAMGWWFWRRRWI, from the coding sequence ATGCGACACCCTAGCTTGAAGCACAAGATTCCCATGCTGGGCGAAGCGCCCGGCGCCCTGATTCCGGTCGGTGAGGACAAGCACGAGACCGTCAGCATCTCGTTGTTCGACTACCGCGCCGATAGCTTGGCGGAAACGGCATTCGACGATGTCGAGCAAGCGCTGGGCCATCGCCCGGAAAACAGTGTGGCCTGGTTCAATATCTACGGCTTGCGCGACGCGGCGGCGATGAAGCGGATAGGCGGGCGGTTCGGCCTGCACCCGCTGGTGATGGAGGACATCCTCAGCGCGCGGCAGCGGCCCAAGGTGGAGGATTACGACGACTATCTGTTCATCGCCGCTCGGGTATTCGATTACCCCGCCAATGGCGGCCGGCTGCAATCGGACCAGATCTATCTGGTCATCGGCGATGGTTTCGTGCTGAGCTTCCAGGAGCGGCCGACCGGCGTGTTCGAATCGGTGCGCGAGCGCTTGCGCCACGCGCGCGGCCAGGTGCGTCGCAAGGGCGCGGACTACCTGGCTTATTCCTTGCTGGACGCGGTGATAGACGACTATCTTGCCGTGCTCAGCCAGTTCAATGAAAAAGTGGAGGCCACCGACGGCAAGTTGATGGCGGGCGGCGAACAAGGCGTGCTGCGGCAGATCCAGCGGCTGAAGCGCGATTGCCTCAAACTGCGCCGCGCCTTGCTGCCGCTGCGGGAAATGCTGCTGGCGCTCAACCGCAACGAGCGCGACCGTTTCGCCGACGAAACCCTGGTTTACTTGCGCGACGCCTACGACCACACCATCCATGTGCTGGAATCGTTGGAAATGAGCCGCGAGATGGTGGGCGACATGCTGGACCTGTATTTGTCCACTCAGTCGCACCGGCTCAATCTGCAAATGCGCGTGCTCACCGTCATCACCATGATCTTCATGCCATTGACGCTGATCGCCGGCATTTACGGGATGAACTTCGAGAACATGCCGGAGCTGAAGTGGCGCTATGGCTACTATGTGGTGCTGGCGGCGATGACGCTGATTTCCAGCGCCATGGGCTGGTGGTTTTGGCGGCGGCGCTGGATTTGA
- the ppx gene encoding exopolyphosphatase, with protein MTHATPPHTVLATIDLGSNSFRLQVSRVVDDQLYALDVMKETVRLGAGLTADKYLNDDTQERALACLARFGERLRGFEPAQVRVVGTNTLRVAKNATGFIAEAEERLGFPIEVIAGREEARLIYLGAAHSLPDTKERRLVVDIGGGSTEFIIGSHYKSLVTESLPLGCVSYTLRFFPEGKLTRGNFRDAGLAARNEIQRIRHEYRPSEWQLAVGTSGTARSLRDVLEINDWSRSDITLDGMEKLRAVLIEQGSIDAIKVNGLKADRAPVLAGGLAIMIAVFEELQIEKMIVTEGALRDGVLYDLLGRQREKDMRDSTVALFKRRYHADAQQAERVNQLAERLYRMLAGEDVDQDMLKRLSWAAKLHEIGLTIAHTAYHKHSAYILQNADMPGFSKREQATLAAIVLGHRGDMGKMAQYISQPALWQAVVALRLAVLFHRSRIVIELPEVLDLQQHARGFTLTVSADWLEANPLTASSFQQEVNQWRNVGFQLVIVQK; from the coding sequence TTGACACACGCCACGCCCCCCCACACCGTGCTTGCCACCATCGATCTGGGCTCCAACAGCTTTAGGCTGCAGGTATCCCGCGTGGTGGATGATCAGCTTTACGCCTTGGACGTGATGAAGGAAACCGTGCGCCTGGGCGCCGGCCTCACCGCGGACAAATACTTGAACGACGACACCCAAGAGCGCGCGCTGGCCTGCCTGGCCCGTTTCGGCGAGCGCCTGCGCGGCTTCGAGCCCGCGCAAGTGCGGGTGGTCGGCACCAATACCCTGCGCGTGGCCAAGAACGCCACCGGCTTCATCGCCGAAGCCGAAGAGCGGCTGGGCTTCCCCATCGAAGTGATCGCCGGCCGCGAAGAGGCCCGGCTGATCTATCTGGGCGCGGCCCATTCCTTGCCGGACACCAAGGAGCGCCGTCTGGTGGTGGACATCGGCGGCGGCTCCACCGAATTCATCATCGGCAGCCACTACAAGTCGCTGGTGACCGAAAGCCTGCCCCTGGGCTGCGTCAGCTATACGTTGCGCTTTTTCCCGGAGGGCAAGCTCACTCGCGGCAATTTCCGCGACGCGGGGCTGGCGGCGCGCAACGAGATCCAGCGCATCCGCCATGAATACCGCCCCAGCGAGTGGCAACTCGCCGTGGGCACCTCCGGCACCGCCCGCTCCTTGCGCGACGTGCTGGAAATCAACGACTGGAGCCGTTCCGACATCACGCTGGACGGCATGGAAAAGCTGCGAGCGGTGCTGATCGAGCAAGGCAGCATAGACGCGATCAAGGTCAACGGCCTCAAGGCCGACCGCGCGCCGGTATTGGCCGGCGGTCTGGCCATCATGATCGCCGTGTTCGAAGAGCTGCAGATCGAGAAGATGATCGTCACCGAAGGCGCGCTGCGCGACGGCGTGCTCTACGATCTGCTGGGCCGCCAGCGCGAGAAGGACATGCGCGACAGTACGGTGGCGCTGTTCAAGCGCCGCTACCACGCGGACGCCCAGCAGGCAGAGCGCGTCAATCAGCTGGCCGAGCGGCTGTACCGCATGCTGGCGGGCGAGGATGTAGACCAGGACATGCTCAAGCGGCTGTCCTGGGCGGCCAAGCTGCACGAAATCGGCCTGACCATCGCCCACACCGCTTATCACAAGCACTCCGCTTACATTCTGCAAAACGCCGACATGCCCGGCTTCTCCAAGCGCGAACAGGCCACGCTGGCCGCCATCGTGCTGGGCCACCGTGGTGATATGGGCAAGATGGCGCAATACATCAGCCAGCCGGCCTTGTGGCAGGCGGTGGTGGCGCTGCGCTTGGCGGTGCTGTTCCATCGCAGCCGCATCGTGATCGAGCTGCCGGAGGTGCTGGACCTGCAACAGCATGCCCGCGGCTTCACGCTGACTGTCAGCGCGGACTGGCTGGAGGCCAATCCGCTGACCGCCAGCAGCTTCCAGCAGGAAGTGAACCAATGGCGCAACGTCGGGTTCCAACTGGTGATCGTCCAGAAGTAA
- the phoU gene encoding phosphate signaling complex protein PhoU, whose amino-acid sequence MADHISKQFDLELETIRTRVLQMGGLVEQQILSAIEAMLSGDISRLDKVMAEDALVNAMEVGIDDDCLHIIARRQPAASDLRIVFTVIKIITDLERIGDEAAKIARMGKTIHQSERYQMPRFREIEKMAEVALAMLRRALDAFARLDTTAALELAEEDQRLDENFASELRQLITFMMEDPRTISMSIDTLFISKAIERIGDHAKNISEYVVYLVKGKDIRHTTLEDKKRETLGR is encoded by the coding sequence ATGGCAGATCACATTTCCAAACAGTTCGATCTGGAACTGGAAACCATCCGTACCCGCGTGCTGCAAATGGGCGGGCTGGTGGAGCAGCAGATTCTGTCCGCCATCGAAGCGATGTTGTCCGGCGACATCTCCCGCCTGGACAAGGTGATGGCCGAGGATGCGCTGGTCAATGCGATGGAGGTGGGCATAGACGACGATTGCCTGCACATCATCGCCCGCCGCCAGCCGGCTGCCAGCGATCTGCGCATCGTCTTCACCGTGATCAAGATCATCACCGATCTGGAGCGCATCGGCGACGAGGCGGCCAAGATCGCGCGCATGGGCAAGACCATCCATCAGTCCGAGCGCTACCAGATGCCGCGCTTCCGCGAGATCGAAAAGATGGCCGAAGTGGCGCTGGCCATGCTGCGCCGCGCGCTGGACGCCTTCGCCCGGCTGGACACCACCGCCGCGCTGGAATTGGCGGAAGAAGACCAGCGCCTGGACGAGAATTTCGCGTCCGAGCTGCGCCAGCTGATCACCTTCATGATGGAAGATCCGCGCACCATCAGCATGTCCATCGACACGCTGTTCATCTCCAAGGCCATCGAACGTATCGGCGACCACGCCAAGAACATTTCCGAGTACGTGGTCTATCTGGTCAAGGGCAAGGATATCCGGCACACCACGCTGGAAGACAAGAAGCGCGAAACCCTGGGCCGCTGA
- the rpiA gene encoding ribose-5-phosphate isomerase RpiA yields the protein MLTQDQLKLAVAKKALEFVPEDAIIGVGTGSTVNLFIEELASIKGRIKGAVSSSEASTARLKAHHIPVFDLNEVEKMPVYIDGADEINHHLHMIKGGGAALTREKIVAGVADEFICIADEKKYVAMLGAFPLPIEVIPMARSYVARELVKLGGHPELRQGVSTDNGNVIIDVHGLQIMKPVELEEIINHIAGVVTCGLFARRRADVLLLGKQDGVEVLR from the coding sequence ATGCTGACCCAGGATCAACTGAAGCTCGCCGTCGCCAAGAAAGCGCTGGAATTCGTGCCGGAAGACGCCATCATCGGCGTGGGCACCGGCAGCACCGTCAACCTGTTCATCGAGGAGCTGGCCAGCATCAAGGGCCGGATCAAGGGCGCGGTGTCCAGCTCCGAGGCCTCCACCGCCCGCCTGAAAGCGCATCACATCCCGGTGTTCGATTTGAACGAAGTGGAAAAGATGCCGGTGTACATCGACGGCGCCGACGAGATCAACCATCACCTGCACATGATCAAGGGCGGCGGCGCGGCGCTGACGCGCGAGAAGATCGTCGCCGGCGTGGCGGACGAGTTCATCTGTATCGCCGACGAGAAAAAATACGTCGCGATGCTGGGCGCTTTCCCGCTGCCTATCGAAGTGATCCCGATGGCGCGCAGCTATGTGGCGCGCGAACTGGTGAAACTGGGCGGCCACCCGGAGCTGCGTCAGGGCGTGAGCACCGACAACGGCAACGTCATCATCGACGTGCACGGCCTGCAGATCATGAAGCCGGTGGAGCTGGAAGAGATCATCAATCACATCGCCGGCGTGGTCACCTGCGGCCTGTTCGCCCGCCGCCGCGCCGATGTGCTGCTCTTGGGCAAGCAGGACGGCGTGGAAGTGCTGCGCTAA
- the ispF gene encoding 2-C-methyl-D-erythritol 2,4-cyclodiphosphate synthase — translation MFRIGQGYDVHQLVEGRPLILGGVDIPHAKGLLGHSDADALLHAITDALLGAAALGDIGRHFPDTAVEFKGADSRVLLREAAARVRAAGWRPINVDSTLIAQQPKLAPHIDAMRANIAADLGLDIAAVNVKGKTNEKLGYLGRCEAIEAQAVCLLMPA, via the coding sequence ATGTTCCGAATCGGACAAGGCTACGATGTGCATCAGCTGGTGGAAGGACGTCCGCTGATTCTGGGCGGCGTGGACATTCCGCACGCCAAAGGGCTGTTAGGCCATTCCGATGCCGACGCGCTGCTGCACGCCATCACCGACGCGCTATTGGGCGCGGCGGCGCTGGGCGATATCGGCCGCCATTTCCCGGATACGGCCGTCGAGTTCAAGGGCGCGGACAGTCGCGTCCTGTTGCGCGAGGCGGCGGCGCGCGTGCGCGCGGCCGGCTGGCGGCCCATCAATGTGGACAGTACCCTGATCGCGCAGCAGCCCAAGCTGGCGCCGCATATCGACGCGATGCGCGCCAATATCGCCGCCGACCTGGGGCTGGACATCGCCGCGGTCAACGTCAAGGGCAAGACCAATGAGAAGCTGGGCTATCTGGGCCGTTGCGAAGCCATTGAAGCCCAGGCGGTCTGCTTGCTGATGCCGGCCTGA
- the ispD gene encoding 2-C-methyl-D-erythritol 4-phosphate cytidylyltransferase has translation MARMIALVPAAGSGSRFGAPSPKQYLQLNGKPLMWHTLATLAAVDAIDEVAVVISPQDEWFDDFDWNLPKLSIHRVGGACRAESVTQGLQALACAEDDWVLVHDAARCCLPAAAVERLIAALAQHQVGGLLALPVPDTVKRADSEGRVGATVSRNGLWLAQTPQMFRAGLLAKALAGVAAEDITDESSAIERLGMKPLLVEGDAQNFKVTYPRDLALARAILAARDAE, from the coding sequence ATGGCGAGAATGATCGCGCTGGTGCCGGCGGCGGGCTCCGGCAGCCGCTTCGGCGCGCCCAGCCCCAAGCAATATCTGCAATTGAACGGCAAGCCGCTGATGTGGCATACGCTGGCCACCTTGGCGGCGGTGGACGCCATCGATGAAGTGGCGGTGGTGATTTCGCCGCAGGACGAGTGGTTCGACGATTTCGACTGGAATCTGCCCAAGCTGTCCATCCATCGCGTCGGCGGCGCCTGCCGCGCCGAAAGCGTGACGCAGGGCTTGCAGGCCTTGGCCTGCGCCGAGGATGACTGGGTGCTGGTGCACGACGCCGCGCGCTGCTGCCTGCCGGCGGCGGCGGTGGAGCGTCTGATCGCCGCGCTGGCCCAGCATCAAGTGGGCGGCCTGCTGGCCCTGCCGGTGCCGGACACGGTGAAGCGGGCGGACAGCGAGGGGCGGGTGGGCGCGACGGTGTCGCGCAATGGCCTGTGGCTGGCGCAGACGCCGCAAATGTTCCGCGCCGGCCTGCTGGCCAAGGCGTTGGCTGGCGTGGCGGCGGAAGACATCACCGACGAGTCGTCCGCCATCGAGCGCTTGGGCATGAAGCCCTTGCTGGTGGAAGGCGACGCGCAGAATTTCAAGGTAACCTATCCCCGCGACCTGGCGCTGGCGCGCGCCATCCTGGCCGCGAGGGATGCTGAATAA
- the dnaQ gene encoding DNA polymerase III subunit epsilon — MRQIILDTETTGLDPQQGHRIIEFAGLEMIGRKLTGKHLHLYIHPERPIDPDAQRVHGISLEFLEGKPVYAKVAQEIADFLRDAELIIHNAPFDVGFLNAEFGKLGLPPVHELCANVIDTLAEARDMFPGKRNSLDALCDRFEIDRSNRTLHGALVDCELLSEVYLWMTRGQESLAMDIDVEVPGALSGQDIDFERKPLKVARANEAELAEHQAYLDTLDKTVKGACIWRALENPAPAEG; from the coding sequence ATGAGACAGATTATCCTCGATACCGAAACCACCGGTCTCGATCCGCAGCAGGGCCACCGCATCATCGAGTTCGCCGGCCTGGAAATGATTGGACGCAAGCTCACCGGCAAGCATCTGCATCTATATATTCATCCCGAGCGGCCCATCGATCCCGACGCCCAGCGCGTGCACGGCATTTCGCTGGAGTTTCTCGAAGGCAAGCCGGTATACGCCAAGGTGGCGCAGGAAATCGCTGATTTTCTGCGCGACGCCGAGCTGATCATCCACAACGCGCCCTTCGACGTAGGCTTTCTCAATGCCGAGTTCGGCAAGCTGGGGCTGCCGCCGGTGCACGAGCTGTGCGCCAATGTGATCGACACGCTGGCCGAGGCGCGCGACATGTTCCCCGGCAAGCGCAACAGCCTGGACGCCTTGTGCGACCGTTTCGAGATCGACCGCTCCAACCGGACGCTGCACGGCGCGCTGGTGGACTGCGAGCTGCTGTCCGAAGTCTATCTGTGGATGACGCGCGGCCAGGAAAGCCTGGCCATGGACATCGATGTGGAGGTGCCGGGCGCCTTAAGCGGCCAGGACATCGATTTCGAGCGCAAGCCGTTGAAAGTGGCGCGGGCGAACGAGGCGGAGCTGGCCGAGCATCAGGCTTATCTGGATACCTTGGACAAAACCGTCAAAGGCGCGTGCATCTGGCGCGCCTTGGAAAATCCGGCGCCGGCGGAGGGCTGA
- the rnhA gene encoding ribonuclease HI — protein MTTEDKVEIYTDGACKGNPGPGGWGALLRYKGKEKELCGGERGTTNNRMEIMAVIKGLEALNRPCRVVVYTDSQYVQKGISEWIHGWKARGWKTAAKEPVKNADLWMQLDAERNRHLEVEWRWVKGHAGHEFNERADQLANQGVSAA, from the coding sequence ATGACTACTGAAGACAAAGTCGAGATTTATACCGACGGCGCCTGCAAGGGCAATCCCGGCCCCGGCGGCTGGGGCGCCTTATTGCGTTACAAGGGCAAAGAAAAGGAATTGTGCGGCGGCGAGCGCGGCACCACCAATAACCGCATGGAGATCATGGCGGTGATCAAGGGCTTGGAAGCGCTGAACCGGCCGTGCCGCGTGGTGGTCTATACCGACTCGCAATACGTGCAGAAAGGCATTTCGGAGTGGATACACGGCTGGAAGGCGCGCGGCTGGAAAACCGCGGCTAAAGAGCCGGTGAAGAACGCCGATCTATGGATGCAGCTGGACGCCGAGCGCAACCGCCACCTTGAAGTGGAGTGGCGTTGGGTCAAGGGCCATGCCGGCCATGAGTTCAACGAGAGAGCCGACCAACTCGCCAATCAAGGCGTGTCGGCGGCGTAA
- a CDS encoding class I SAM-dependent methyltransferase, which yields MKNSFGAWLTDTELGRYLLEREQAYFERAVADVFGYHAVQVGVPEMDALRGNRIAWQCRVADHGEVGVRCDAAFLPFETRSLDLLVMPHVLDFTTQPHQVLREADRVLMPEGRLILTGFNPLSLWGVRRLIQGKERAPWNGNFFTQLRIKDWLALLELELEESDFIAYAPPFSKQDWLGRCDFMEGAGERWWPLAAGVYGIEAVKRRRGMRLITPKWKQAAQSQGALGVVAGNERQHTHKQPDSNKQDGAPSC from the coding sequence ATGAAAAATTCGTTTGGCGCCTGGCTGACCGACACCGAGCTGGGCCGCTATCTGCTTGAGCGCGAGCAGGCCTATTTCGAACGGGCGGTCGCCGATGTGTTCGGATATCACGCCGTGCAGGTGGGCGTGCCGGAGATGGATGCCTTGCGCGGCAACCGCATTGCCTGGCAGTGCCGGGTGGCCGATCACGGCGAAGTGGGCGTGCGTTGCGACGCCGCCTTTTTGCCGTTCGAAACCCGCAGCCTGGACCTGCTGGTCATGCCCCATGTGCTGGATTTTACCACTCAGCCGCACCAAGTACTGCGCGAGGCCGATCGCGTGCTGATGCCGGAGGGGCGTTTGATCCTGACCGGCTTCAATCCCTTGTCGCTGTGGGGCGTGCGCCGGTTGATCCAGGGCAAGGAGCGCGCGCCGTGGAACGGCAACTTCTTCACCCAGCTGCGGATCAAAGACTGGTTGGCGCTGCTGGAGCTGGAGCTGGAAGAGAGCGACTTTATCGCTTACGCGCCGCCGTTCTCCAAGCAGGATTGGCTGGGCCGCTGCGATTTCATGGAGGGGGCCGGCGAGCGTTGGTGGCCGCTGGCGGCCGGCGTTTACGGCATCGAGGCGGTGAAGCGCCGGCGCGGCATGCGCCTGATCACGCCGAAATGGAAGCAGGCGGCCCAGAGCCAGGGCGCGCTCGGCGTAGTGGCCGGCAATGAGCGCCAGCATACCCACAAGCAACCCGACAGCAACAAGCAGGACGGCGCACCGTCCTGTTAA
- the gloB gene encoding hydroxyacylglutathione hydrolase, translating to MPASFSITPVGAFTDNYIWVLRQGARAVAVDPGEAAPLMDYLAAENLQLEAILITHHHGDHCGGVAELAQAWPDALVYGPIGLAGITCPVSENDSVTLSMGTAKVLAVPGHTLDHLAYHIEGHLFCGDTMFAAGCGRLFEGTPRQMLDSLKKLAALPPETKVYPAHEYTLSNLRFALAADPANPVLSMRMSRDTALRERGQATLPSTIALEIASNPFLRSGVPAIRASLLQQGGRPDDDETACFARLRAWKNDFR from the coding sequence ATGCCAGCCAGTTTCAGCATCACCCCGGTTGGGGCGTTCACTGACAATTATATCTGGGTTTTGCGCCAGGGCGCGCGCGCGGTGGCAGTGGACCCGGGCGAAGCCGCACCGCTGATGGATTATCTGGCGGCCGAAAACCTTCAGCTGGAAGCGATTCTGATTACCCATCATCATGGCGATCATTGCGGCGGCGTGGCGGAATTGGCTCAAGCCTGGCCGGACGCCCTTGTCTACGGCCCGATCGGCCTGGCCGGCATCACCTGTCCGGTTTCAGAAAACGACAGCGTCACGCTGAGCATGGGGACGGCGAAAGTCTTGGCGGTGCCGGGCCACACCTTGGACCATCTTGCATACCATATAGAAGGACATCTGTTTTGCGGCGACACCATGTTCGCGGCAGGCTGCGGCAGGCTGTTCGAAGGCACGCCGCGGCAGATGCTGGATTCGCTGAAAAAACTGGCGGCTCTGCCCCCGGAAACCAAGGTTTACCCGGCCCACGAATACACGCTGTCCAATTTGCGCTTCGCCCTGGCCGCCGACCCGGCCAATCCGGTGCTGAGCATGCGGATGAGCCGCGATACGGCGCTGCGCGAACGCGGCCAGGCCACGCTGCCCTCCACCATCGCGCTGGAAATCGCCAGCAATCCATTTTTGCGCAGCGGCGTGCCGGCTATCCGCGCCAGCCTGCTCCAGCAAGGCGGCCGGCCCGATGACGATGAAACCGCCTGCTTTGCCCGGCTGCGCGCCTGGAAAAACGATTTCCGCTGA